CGGCAGTCTGCCCGCCGTCGACCGGCGGGCGAGGTGGATCAGCCGGATCGGCTCCGGCGCGACCCCGGTCAGGCGATGACGCTCGGCTCCCGCCACCGGGGCAGCCCGGTCCGGTCCAGGTCGTAGCGGACCGCGGCGATCCGACCCACCGCCTCGACCAGGTCCCCGGCGGGCAGGGTGAAGGGCAGCCGCAGGAAGCGTTCCAACGTGCCGTCCAGGCCGAACCGGGGTCCGGGTGCCAGGCGTACGCCGACCTCCTCGGTCGCCCGCGCCAGCGCGCTGGAGATCGGGCCGTCCAGCTCGGCCCAGAGCGTCACGCCGCCGCGCGGCACGGTGACCCGCCACTCCGGCAGCCGGTCGGCCAGCGCACCGAGCAACGCGTCCCGTTGCACCGCCAGTTGCGTACGCCGGGCGGCGACGATGCCCGGCGCGGCGGCCAGCAGGTGCACGGCGACGAGTTGGTCGAGCACCGGGCTGGACATGTCGACGCCGACCCGGGCTGCGGCCAGCCGCTGCACCTGCGGCGCGGAGGCCCGGATCCAGCCGATCCGCAGACCGCCCCAGAAGGGCTTGCTCATGCCGCCGATGCTGACCACCCGGGAGTGCCGGTCGAAGCTCGCGGTCGGCGGCGGCAGCACGGTGCCGTCCAGCGGCAGGTCCACGAAGGACTCGTCGATCACCAGGTCGGTGCCGACGGCGTGGGCGGTGGAGACCAGACGCTCGCGCAGGTCCGCCTCCATCAGATGCCCGGTCGGGTTCTGGAAGTCCGGGATCAGGTAGGCCACCCGGGGGCGGACCTGCCGCAGCGAGCCGAGCATCAGGTCGGCGTCCCAGCCGGTGGCGTCGGCGGCCAGTCCGTGGGTGGTGATCCGGGCCCGTCGGGCGGCCAGTGCGGCCAGCGCGTTGGGGTAGCTCGGTGACTCGACCAGCACCCCGCTGCCCGGCGCCAGGGCCAGCCGGAGCACCAGGTCCAGGGCGTGCTGGGTGCCGTTGGTGACCATGATCTGGTCGGGTGAGGTGGGCAGTCCCCGGTCGGTGTAACCCTGGGCCACCGCCTCCCGCAGCTCGATGATGCCGGTCGGGTGGTAGCCGGCCCCGCCGAGGTAGCGGGGCAGGTCCTCGGTCGCGGCCTGGGCTGCCGGCAGCAGCTCCGGCGGGGCGGCCAGCGCCGCCACCCCCAGGTCGATCATGTCCCGGTCGTCGAGCGGGGTCCAGAGACCGTTCGGCGCCACCCGGTGTGTGCCAGGCAGCCGGGTCCAGCTTCCCGCACCCCGGCGGCTGGACAGGTGCCCGCTGTCACGCAGTTCGCGGTACGCGGCGGTGACGGTGGTCCGGCTGATCCGCAGCGCCTCGGCCAGATCCCGTTCCGCCGGCAGGCGTACGCCCAGCGGCAGCCGCCCGTCAGCGAGCAGGCCGCGTACCGCGCCGGCCAGCGCGGCGTAGTCGGGACTGCGCCGCCGACCGGGCAGCGCATGCCACTGGCCGAGCAGTCGGGCCAATTGCGCTCCACGCACCTGACTCGCCATGGCCACTCCCCGAAAATTGGCTCTATGCGCGCCCAGATTGGCCCCTAGAGTGGCACGCGTGACCCTGATTGGCAACCTCCGCCACCGGCCGGTCCGGCGACTGACCCAACTGCACGTCGGCCTCGCCCTCTACGGCTTCAGCATGGCGCTGATGATCCGTTCCGAGCTGGGCCTGAACCCCTGGGACGTGTTCCACCAGGGCCTCTCCCGGCTGACCGGGCTGACCATGGGCACCACGGTCATCCTGGTGGGCGCCCTGGTGCTGCTGACCTGGATCCCGCTGCGGCAGCGCCCCGGCATCGGCACCGTGGCCAACGTGGTGGTGATCGGCCTGGCCGTCGACGCGACGCTGGCCCTGCTGCCCACCGGTGGGCCGCTGCCGGTGCGCGTCGCGCTGCTGGTGGCCGGCATCGTCGGCAACGGCATCGCCACCGCCCTCTACCTCGGTGCCCGGCTCGGCCCCGGCCCCCGCGACGGGCTGATGACGGGTCTCGCCGCCCGCCGGCCCGGCTGGTCGCTGCGCCTGGTCCGCACCGCCATCGAGATCGCCGTACTCGCCGTGGGCTGGCTGCTCGGCGGGACGGTCGGTCTCGGCACCGTCGCGTACGCGCTGACCATCGGGCCCCTCGCGCAGTTCTTCCTGCCGGTCTTCGACACCCCCGAGCCGGGCCCCGCCCCGGTCGGGACCGCGCCCGCCACCTGACGACGTCGCCGCGCCACCCCGCGTACCGGCCGCTCCGGCGACCCGCCCGCGACATCAACCCTCGGCAATCGACAGGTGACGCAGAGTCGCAGTGGGTCGGGTGGTGTTTCCTTCCCGCCGCGCTGACGGCAGAATCTCCACATGGGGGAGAACGCCTGGCGACGGACCGACGCGTGGATCTTCGTCTCGTTGGTGATCGCCAGCGGCGCGGGGAGGCACCGGCGTTCCCCGACAACCCGCAGGCCCGAGGGCGTACGCCTGGCCGACGTGATCTCCACCGCCGACCACCTCGACCGGACGCTCCCCGAGCGACACGACATCGAGGGAGCGATCCGCCGGCTGCTCGGCGCCGGCCTGGTGGAGGTCGCCGACGGCTGGTTCCGGATCACCGCCGACGGGGAGCGGCTCTGGCGCACCCGGCCCA
Above is a window of Verrucosispora sp. NA02020 DNA encoding:
- a CDS encoding PLP-dependent aminotransferase family protein → MASQVRGAQLARLLGQWHALPGRRRSPDYAALAGAVRGLLADGRLPLGVRLPAERDLAEALRISRTTVTAAYRELRDSGHLSSRRGAGSWTRLPGTHRVAPNGLWTPLDDRDMIDLGVAALAAPPELLPAAQAATEDLPRYLGGAGYHPTGIIELREAVAQGYTDRGLPTSPDQIMVTNGTQHALDLVLRLALAPGSGVLVESPSYPNALAALAARRARITTHGLAADATGWDADLMLGSLRQVRPRVAYLIPDFQNPTGHLMEADLRERLVSTAHAVGTDLVIDESFVDLPLDGTVLPPPTASFDRHSRVVSIGGMSKPFWGGLRIGWIRASAPQVQRLAAARVGVDMSSPVLDQLVAVHLLAAAPGIVAARRTQLAVQRDALLGALADRLPEWRVTVPRGGVTLWAELDGPISSALARATEEVGVRLAPGPRFGLDGTLERFLRLPFTLPAGDLVEAVGRIAAVRYDLDRTGLPRWREPSVIA
- a CDS encoding YitT family protein yields the protein MTLIGNLRHRPVRRLTQLHVGLALYGFSMALMIRSELGLNPWDVFHQGLSRLTGLTMGTTVILVGALVLLTWIPLRQRPGIGTVANVVVIGLAVDATLALLPTGGPLPVRVALLVAGIVGNGIATALYLGARLGPGPRDGLMTGLAARRPGWSLRLVRTAIEIAVLAVGWLLGGTVGLGTVAYALTIGPLAQFFLPVFDTPEPGPAPVGTAPAT